One Chordicoccus furentiruminis DNA window includes the following coding sequences:
- a CDS encoding class I SAM-dependent methyltransferase, with translation MAKDGTYRGGRRIRAGSKPDSAADKIVCTDPPYLVNLESTSGKIKNDDLNDKDGYEFLKKAFSCFHDVMAKDASIYVLL, from the coding sequence GTGGCAAAAGACGGAACCTACCGCGGCGGCAGGCGGATTAGAGCCGGGAGCAAGCCCGACTCCGCCGCGGATAAGATCGTCTGCACGGATCCTCCGTATCTCGTCAACCTGGAGAGTACCTCCGGGAAGATCAAAAACGATGACTTAAACGACAAGGACGGATATGAGTTCTTAAAGAAAGCTTTCTCCTGTTTCCATGACGTGATGGCAAAGGACGCTTCGATCTATGTGTTGCTATAG
- a CDS encoding type II toxin-antitoxin system Phd/YefM family antitoxin: MIIDTDKTVSMTEANQNFSKVARMAMEYGDVTILKNNKVFLTVHYAQQDDSVKAASDEDVLASSEKLLKRNKHVYEELAK, from the coding sequence ATGATTATTGATACAGATAAAACTGTTTCTATGACTGAAGCTAATCAGAACTTTTCCAAGGTTGCCCGCATGGCAATGGAATATGGCGACGTCACTATTCTGAAAAACAACAAGGTTTTTCTAACTGTTCACTATGCCCAACAGGATGATTCTGTAAAGGCTGCTTCTGACGAAGACGTGCTTGCCTCCTCGGAAAAGCTCTTGAAACGAAACAAACACGTTTATGAGGAACTTGCCAAATGA
- a CDS encoding type II toxin-antitoxin system death-on-curing family toxin gives MNMLTKQQILLLHSQLIRQSGGSDGIRDEGMLDSAINQPFQTFNGIELYPSIVDKAIRLGYGLITNHPFIDGNKRIGTHALLVTLDINGIELQYRDEDLIQLILKIASGKADDRILRTWVLAHIA, from the coding sequence ATGAATATGCTGACCAAACAGCAGATTCTTCTGTTGCACTCACAACTGATCAGACAATCGGGAGGATCCGATGGCATTCGTGATGAGGGAATGCTTGATTCAGCAATTAACCAGCCCTTTCAGACCTTCAACGGTATAGAGCTTTATCCCAGCATTGTCGACAAAGCCATCCGCCTTGGGTACGGACTGATTACAAATCACCCTTTTATTGACGGCAACAAGCGCATTGGAACACATGCCCTCCTTGTGACGTTGGATATCAATGGTATTGAACTACAATATCGGGACGAAGATCTGATCCAACTAATCCTGAAAATTGCTTCGGGAAAAGCAGATGATCGCATCCTTCGAACATGGGTTCTTGCGCACATCGCGTAA
- the tnpC gene encoding IS66 family transposase, with translation MGKYTPEQLNDFSKEQIISLFCTLQDQLDQTNQNLDRLIEQIRLAQQNRFGRRAEKIDQIAGQMSLFNEAEEYADPDIPEPDADKVLIKVIVKKPKQKGKRQEDFKDLPQEEIHHALTDEQLDQYFGKGCWRRMKQEEFTRVRCQPATFTAEKYTVDAAVGTDGDHQDEFLRGDRPKDLLKNSDATPSLVAAILNAKYLNAMPLYRIEQQFEMNGVNIPRQNMANWTIAVSQKYLKAVWGLMKEELLHNDEGVIQADETTCQVIHDNDPKNPDDKKSAPGHKNYMWVYRTGEFNKERPIVIYDYQRTRHHQHPKEFLKEFKGILETDGLQQYHILDDSMDGITNANCWVHARRDFADAIKALSKDNKKRTKNAIAYQALVRIAAMYKIEDTLRDLSAEERIRERQKSIAPLVDEFFMWVKKCVSDTTVLPRGKTAEGLNYCIDKEKYLRVFLTNGYVPMDNSASERAIRPFTIGRKNWVIIDSIRGAQASAVIYSIVETAKLNKLNVFCYLEHLLTELPKLADEKGDIGTSKLEPLLPWSDQLPEKCHKPRR, from the coding sequence ATGGGAAAATACACTCCGGAACAACTGAATGATTTCAGCAAGGAACAGATCATCAGCCTGTTCTGCACCCTTCAGGATCAGCTCGATCAGACGAATCAGAACCTGGACAGACTGATCGAACAGATCCGTCTTGCCCAGCAAAACCGTTTCGGACGCAGAGCCGAGAAGATCGATCAGATCGCAGGCCAGATGTCTCTTTTCAATGAGGCAGAAGAATACGCCGATCCCGATATTCCTGAGCCGGATGCTGACAAAGTCCTCATCAAGGTCATTGTAAAGAAGCCGAAGCAGAAGGGAAAACGGCAGGAAGACTTCAAGGATCTCCCTCAGGAAGAGATTCATCATGCCCTTACGGATGAACAGCTCGACCAGTACTTCGGGAAAGGCTGCTGGAGAAGGATGAAGCAGGAAGAATTCACCCGTGTCCGCTGCCAGCCTGCGACCTTTACGGCAGAGAAATATACGGTTGATGCCGCTGTCGGAACGGACGGTGATCATCAGGATGAATTTCTCCGCGGCGACCGTCCAAAGGATCTTCTGAAGAACAGCGATGCAACGCCTTCCCTGGTGGCCGCGATTCTGAATGCGAAGTACCTCAACGCAATGCCGCTCTACCGGATCGAGCAGCAGTTTGAGATGAACGGTGTCAACATCCCCCGACAGAACATGGCCAACTGGACCATTGCGGTCAGTCAGAAATATCTCAAGGCGGTCTGGGGGCTGATGAAGGAAGAACTCCTTCATAATGATGAAGGAGTCATCCAGGCAGATGAAACCACCTGCCAGGTCATCCACGATAACGATCCGAAAAATCCGGATGATAAGAAAAGCGCTCCGGGCCACAAGAATTACATGTGGGTTTACCGGACCGGGGAATTCAACAAAGAGCGTCCGATCGTAATCTACGATTATCAGCGCACCCGGCACCATCAGCATCCGAAAGAATTCCTGAAGGAGTTCAAAGGAATCCTGGAAACGGATGGTCTCCAGCAGTATCACATCCTGGATGATTCGATGGATGGAATCACGAACGCGAACTGCTGGGTACATGCCCGACGGGATTTCGCGGATGCGATCAAAGCTCTCAGTAAAGATAATAAAAAGAGAACAAAGAACGCCATCGCTTATCAGGCATTGGTTCGGATCGCAGCGATGTACAAGATTGAAGATACTCTCCGGGATCTTTCAGCAGAGGAACGGATCAGGGAGCGGCAGAAGTCAATTGCCCCGCTTGTTGATGAGTTTTTCATGTGGGTAAAGAAATGCGTCAGTGATACCACAGTCCTTCCGCGTGGAAAAACGGCTGAGGGCCTGAACTACTGCATCGACAAGGAGAAATATCTCCGCGTCTTCCTGACAAACGGGTATGTCCCGATGGACAACTCGGCCTCGGAACGTGCCATCCGGCCGTTTACGATCGGAAGGAAGAACTGGGTCATCATTGATTCCATACGTGGAGCCCAGGCCAGTGCGGTTATCTATTCAATTGTAGAGACTGCGAAGCTCAATAAACTCAACGTCTTCTGCTATCTGGAACACCTCCTGACTGAGCTGCCAAAGCTCGCCGATGAAAAAGGAGATATCGGCACATCAAAGCTTGAACCATTGTTACCATGGTCAGATCAGCTTCCCGAAAAGTGTCACAAACCGCGCCGCTGA